One window from the genome of Camelus bactrianus isolate YW-2024 breed Bactrian camel chromosome 4, ASM4877302v1, whole genome shotgun sequence encodes:
- the RANBP6 gene encoding ran-binding protein 6 isoform X2, translating to MAAAGSAGVPATVLGKQEFYQLLKNLINPSCMVRRQAEEVYENIPGLCKTTFLLDAVRNRRAGYEDPHPRVRAAACTTLGQMATDFAPNFQKKFHETVIAALLRTMENQGNQRVQSHAASALIIFIEDCPKSLLVLYLDSMVRNIHSILVIKLQELIRNGTKLALEQLVTTIASVADTIEEKFVPYYDIFMPSLKQVVELAVQKELKLLKGKTIECISHVGLAVGKEKFMQDVSNVMQLLLKTQSDLNNMEDDDPQTSYIVSAWARMCKILGNDFHQYLPLVIEPLIKTASAKPDVALLDTQDVENMSDDDGWQFVNLGDQQSFGIKTSGLEAKATACQMLVYYAKELREGFVEYIEQVVKLMVPLLKFYFHDNVRVAAAESMPFLLECARIRGPEYLAQMWQFICDPLIKAIGTEPDTDVLSEIMNSFAKSVEVMGDGCLNDEHLEELGDILKAKLEGHFKNQELRQVKRQEENYDQQIEMSLQDEDECDVYILTKVSDILHSLFSTYKEKILPWFEQLLPLIVSLICSSRPWPDRQWGLCIFDDIIEHCSPSSFKYVEYFRWPMLLNMRDNNPEVRQAAAYGLGVMAQFGGDDYRSLCSEAVPLLVKVIKCANSKTKKNIIATENCISAVGKILRFKPNCVNVDEVLPHWLSWLPLHEDKEEAIQTLSFLCDLIESNHPVVLGPNNSNLPKIISIIAEGKINETINCEDPCAKRLANVVRQVQTSEELWLECISQLDDEQQEALQELLNFA from the exons ATGGCGGCGGCCGGGTCTGCAGGAGTACCGGCGACCGTGTTGGGAAAGCAAGAGTTTTACCAGCTTCTGAAGAACCTGATCAATCCAAGCTGTATGGTgcggaggcaggcagaggaagtcTATGAAAATATCCCAGGTCTGTGTAAGACTACATTCCTCTTAGATGCCGTCAGAAATAGAAGAGCAGGTTATGAG gATCCTCATCCAAGGGTGAGGGCTGCAGCCTGTACTACACTGGGACAGATGGCTACAGATTTTGCACCTAATTTCCAAAAGAAATTCCATGAAACAGTGATTGCAGCTCTGTTGCGTACCATGGAAAATCAAGGTAATCAGCGTGTGCAGTCACATGCAGCTTCTgcacttattatttttattgaagactGCCCCAAATCATTGCTAGTTCTATATTTGGATAGTATGGTGAGAAATATACATTCCATCCTGGTGATTAAACTTCAAGAGTTGATTCGGAATGGAACTAAGTTGGCCTTGGAACAGCTTGTGACAACCATTGCCTCAGTTGCAGAtacaatagaagaaaaatttgttCCATATTATGATATATTTATGCCTTCACTAAAGCAAGTTGTTGAGCTTGCTGTTCAAAAGGAGCTCAAGCTTCTGAAAGGAAAAACTATTGAATGCATTAGTCATGTTGGTCTTGCTGTTGGTAAGGAAAAATTTATGCAAGATGTATCAAATGTGATGCAACTACTGTTGAAGACACAATCAGACTTAAATAATATGGAAGATGATGACCCTCAGACTTCTTACATAGTTTCGGCATGGGCTAGAATGTGTAAAATTCTTGGAAATGATTTTCATCAGTACCTTCCACTGGTTATTGAGCCTCTTATTAAGACTGCTTCAGCTAAACCCGATGTGGCTCTCTTAGACACACAAGATGTGGAGAATATGAGTGATGATGATGGATGGCAGTTTGTAAATCTTGGAGACCAGCAAAGTTTTGGAATTAAAACTTCAGGACTTGAAGCAAAAGCAACTGCTTGCCAGATGTTGGTTTATTATGCTAAGGAGTTAAGGGAAGGGTTTGTGGAATATATAGAACAAGTTGTGAAACTGATGGTTCCTTTactgaaattttatttccatgacaATGTTCGAGTAGCAGCAGCAGAGTCCATGCCTTTTCTCCTGGAATGTGCAAGAATTCGTGGTCCAGAGTATCTTGCACAGATGTGGCAATTCATATGTGATCCCTTAATCAAGGCTATTGGGACTGAACCCGATACAGATGTACTCTCAGAAATAATGAATTCTTTTGCAAAGTCCGTTGAAGTAATGGGTGATGGGTGCCTTAATGATGAACACTTGGAAGAACTGGGAGATATACTGAAAGCAAAACTTGAAGGGCACTTTAAAAACCAAGAATTGAGACAGGttaaaagacaggaagaaaactaTGACCAACAGATTGAAATGTCTCTGCAAGATGAGGATGAATGTGATGTTTATATTCTGACCAAAGTATCAGATATTTTGCACTCATTATTTAGTACTTATAAGGAAAAGATTTTACCATGGTTTGAACAGCTGCTTCCATTAATTGTAAGTCTAATTTGTTCTAGTAGACCATGGCCAGACAGACAGTGGGGATTGTGCATATTTGATGATATCATAGAACACTGCAGTCCAAGCTCATTTAAATACGTAGAATATTTTCGGTGGCCAATGCTACTAAATATGCGAGACAACAACCCTGAAGTCAGACAAGCTGCTGCTTATGGCCTGGGTGTTATGGCACAGTTTGGTGGAGATGATTATCGTTCTTTATgttcagaagctgttcccctgcTGGTAAAAGTTATTAAGTGTGCAAattccaaaaccaaaaaaaatatcATTGCTACAGAGAACTGTATCTCAGCAGTAGGGAAGATTTTGAGGTTTAAGCCTAACTGTGTAAATGTAGATGAAGTTCTTCCACACTGGTTATCATGGCTTCCACTGCATGAGGATAAAGAGGAAGCTATTCAGACTTTGAGTTTTCTCTGTGACTTAATTGAAAGTAACCACCCAGTTGTACTTGGACCAAATAATTCCAATCTTCCAAAAATAATCAGTATAAttgcagaaggaaaaattaatgAGACTATTAACTGTGAAGATCCTTGTGCCAAACGCCTAGCTAATGTTGTACGCCAGGTACAGACTTCTGAAGAATTATGGTTGGAATGCATTTCCCAACTTGATGATGAGCAACAGGAAGCCTTGCAGGAGTTGCTAAATTTTGCTTGA
- the RANBP6 gene encoding ran-binding protein 6 isoform X3 has product MAAAGSAGVPATVLGKQEFYQLLKNLINPSCMVRRQAEEVYENIPGSSSKGEGCSLYYTGTDGYRFCT; this is encoded by the exons ATGGCGGCGGCCGGGTCTGCAGGAGTACCGGCGACCGTGTTGGGAAAGCAAGAGTTTTACCAGCTTCTGAAGAACCTGATCAATCCAAGCTGTATGGTgcggaggcaggcagaggaagtcTATGAAAATATCCCAG gATCCTCATCCAAGGGTGAGGGCTGCAGCCTGTACTACACTGGGACAGATGGCTACAGATTTTGCACCTAA
- the RANBP6 gene encoding ran-binding protein 6 isoform X1, whose protein sequence is MAAAGSAGVPATVLGKQEFYQLLKNLINPSCMVRRQAEEVYENIPGLCKTTFLLDAVRNRRAGYEVRQMAAALLRRLLSSGFEEVYPNLPSDVQRDVKIELILAVKLETHASMRKKLCDIFAVLARNLIDEDGTNHWPEGLKFLIDSIYSKNVVLWEVALHVFWHFPGIFGNQEQHDLDIIKRLLDQCIQDQEHPAIRTLSARAAAAFVLANENNTALFKDFADLLPGILQAVNDSCYQDDDSVLESLVEIADTVPKYLGPYLEDTLQLSLKLCGDSRLSNLQRQLALEVIVTLSETATPMLKKHTNIIAQAVPHILAMMVDLQDDEDWVNADEMEEDDFDSNAVAAESALDRLACGLGGKLVLPMTKEHIMQMLQNPDWKYRHAGLMALSAIGEGCHQQMESILDETVNSVLLFLQDPHPRVRAAACTTLGQMATDFAPNFQKKFHETVIAALLRTMENQGNQRVQSHAASALIIFIEDCPKSLLVLYLDSMVRNIHSILVIKLQELIRNGTKLALEQLVTTIASVADTIEEKFVPYYDIFMPSLKQVVELAVQKELKLLKGKTIECISHVGLAVGKEKFMQDVSNVMQLLLKTQSDLNNMEDDDPQTSYIVSAWARMCKILGNDFHQYLPLVIEPLIKTASAKPDVALLDTQDVENMSDDDGWQFVNLGDQQSFGIKTSGLEAKATACQMLVYYAKELREGFVEYIEQVVKLMVPLLKFYFHDNVRVAAAESMPFLLECARIRGPEYLAQMWQFICDPLIKAIGTEPDTDVLSEIMNSFAKSVEVMGDGCLNDEHLEELGDILKAKLEGHFKNQELRQVKRQEENYDQQIEMSLQDEDECDVYILTKVSDILHSLFSTYKEKILPWFEQLLPLIVSLICSSRPWPDRQWGLCIFDDIIEHCSPSSFKYVEYFRWPMLLNMRDNNPEVRQAAAYGLGVMAQFGGDDYRSLCSEAVPLLVKVIKCANSKTKKNIIATENCISAVGKILRFKPNCVNVDEVLPHWLSWLPLHEDKEEAIQTLSFLCDLIESNHPVVLGPNNSNLPKIISIIAEGKINETINCEDPCAKRLANVVRQVQTSEELWLECISQLDDEQQEALQELLNFA, encoded by the coding sequence ATGGCGGCGGCCGGGTCTGCAGGAGTACCGGCGACCGTGTTGGGAAAGCAAGAGTTTTACCAGCTTCTGAAGAACCTGATCAATCCAAGCTGTATGGTgcggaggcaggcagaggaagtcTATGAAAATATCCCAGGTCTGTGTAAGACTACATTCCTCTTAGATGCCGTCAGAAATAGAAGAGCAGGTTATGAGGTGAGACAAATGGCTGCCGCACTGCTCCGACGGCTTTTGTCTTCTGGGTTTGAGGAAGTCTATCCAAATCTGCCTTCTGATGTTCAGAGGGACGTCAAGATTGAACTGATACTGGCTGTTAAGTTAGAGACACATGCTAGCATGAGGAAAAAACTTTGTGATATTTTTGCAGTGCTGGCAAGGAATTTGATAGATGAGGATGGTACTAACCACTGGCCCGAAGGTCTCAAGTTCCTTATTGATTCAATCTACTCTAAAAATGTGGTTCTATGGGAAGTTGCACTTCACGTTTTCTGGCACTTTCCTGGGATTTTTGGGAACCAAGAGCAGCACGATTTGGATATCATCAAACGGTTGTTGGACCAGTGTATTCAAGATCAAGAACATCCAGCAATCAGGACATTATCTGCTAGAGCTGCAGCTGCATTTGTACTTGCTAATGAGAATAATACTGCTCTTTTCAAAGACTTTGCAGACTTGCTTCCTGGAATCTTACAGGCTGTGAATGATTCATGCTACCAGGATGATGATTCAGTGCTAGAATCCCTTGTTGAGATTGCAGATACTGTACCTAAATACTTGGGTCCTTATTTAGAAGATACTCTGCAGTTGAGTCTAAAGTTATGTGGAGACTCAAGACTTAGTAATCTGCAACGCCAGCTGGCCCTTGAAGTAATAGTTACCTTGTCTGAAACTGCAACCCCAATGTTgaaaaaacatacaaatattattgCTCAGGCAGTTCCTCATATATTAGCAATGATGGTTGATCTACAAGATGATGAGGACTGGGTAAACGCTGATGAAATGGAAGAAGATGATTTTGACAGCAATGCAGTTGCTGCTGAGAGTGCACTAGACAGACTGGCTTGTGGGCTCGGTGGAAAACTTGTTTTACCAATGACTAAGGAGCATATCATGCAGATGCTTCAGAACCCTGACTGGAAATATCGACATGCTGGATTAATGGCCTTATCTGCTATTGGAGAAGGATGCCATCAGCAAATGGAATCAATTCTAGATGAAACAGttaactctgttttgctttttcttcaggATCCTCATCCAAGGGTGAGGGCTGCAGCCTGTACTACACTGGGACAGATGGCTACAGATTTTGCACCTAATTTCCAAAAGAAATTCCATGAAACAGTGATTGCAGCTCTGTTGCGTACCATGGAAAATCAAGGTAATCAGCGTGTGCAGTCACATGCAGCTTCTgcacttattatttttattgaagactGCCCCAAATCATTGCTAGTTCTATATTTGGATAGTATGGTGAGAAATATACATTCCATCCTGGTGATTAAACTTCAAGAGTTGATTCGGAATGGAACTAAGTTGGCCTTGGAACAGCTTGTGACAACCATTGCCTCAGTTGCAGAtacaatagaagaaaaatttgttCCATATTATGATATATTTATGCCTTCACTAAAGCAAGTTGTTGAGCTTGCTGTTCAAAAGGAGCTCAAGCTTCTGAAAGGAAAAACTATTGAATGCATTAGTCATGTTGGTCTTGCTGTTGGTAAGGAAAAATTTATGCAAGATGTATCAAATGTGATGCAACTACTGTTGAAGACACAATCAGACTTAAATAATATGGAAGATGATGACCCTCAGACTTCTTACATAGTTTCGGCATGGGCTAGAATGTGTAAAATTCTTGGAAATGATTTTCATCAGTACCTTCCACTGGTTATTGAGCCTCTTATTAAGACTGCTTCAGCTAAACCCGATGTGGCTCTCTTAGACACACAAGATGTGGAGAATATGAGTGATGATGATGGATGGCAGTTTGTAAATCTTGGAGACCAGCAAAGTTTTGGAATTAAAACTTCAGGACTTGAAGCAAAAGCAACTGCTTGCCAGATGTTGGTTTATTATGCTAAGGAGTTAAGGGAAGGGTTTGTGGAATATATAGAACAAGTTGTGAAACTGATGGTTCCTTTactgaaattttatttccatgacaATGTTCGAGTAGCAGCAGCAGAGTCCATGCCTTTTCTCCTGGAATGTGCAAGAATTCGTGGTCCAGAGTATCTTGCACAGATGTGGCAATTCATATGTGATCCCTTAATCAAGGCTATTGGGACTGAACCCGATACAGATGTACTCTCAGAAATAATGAATTCTTTTGCAAAGTCCGTTGAAGTAATGGGTGATGGGTGCCTTAATGATGAACACTTGGAAGAACTGGGAGATATACTGAAAGCAAAACTTGAAGGGCACTTTAAAAACCAAGAATTGAGACAGGttaaaagacaggaagaaaactaTGACCAACAGATTGAAATGTCTCTGCAAGATGAGGATGAATGTGATGTTTATATTCTGACCAAAGTATCAGATATTTTGCACTCATTATTTAGTACTTATAAGGAAAAGATTTTACCATGGTTTGAACAGCTGCTTCCATTAATTGTAAGTCTAATTTGTTCTAGTAGACCATGGCCAGACAGACAGTGGGGATTGTGCATATTTGATGATATCATAGAACACTGCAGTCCAAGCTCATTTAAATACGTAGAATATTTTCGGTGGCCAATGCTACTAAATATGCGAGACAACAACCCTGAAGTCAGACAAGCTGCTGCTTATGGCCTGGGTGTTATGGCACAGTTTGGTGGAGATGATTATCGTTCTTTATgttcagaagctgttcccctgcTGGTAAAAGTTATTAAGTGTGCAAattccaaaaccaaaaaaaatatcATTGCTACAGAGAACTGTATCTCAGCAGTAGGGAAGATTTTGAGGTTTAAGCCTAACTGTGTAAATGTAGATGAAGTTCTTCCACACTGGTTATCATGGCTTCCACTGCATGAGGATAAAGAGGAAGCTATTCAGACTTTGAGTTTTCTCTGTGACTTAATTGAAAGTAACCACCCAGTTGTACTTGGACCAAATAATTCCAATCTTCCAAAAATAATCAGTATAAttgcagaaggaaaaattaatgAGACTATTAACTGTGAAGATCCTTGTGCCAAACGCCTAGCTAATGTTGTACGCCAGGTACAGACTTCTGAAGAATTATGGTTGGAATGCATTTCCCAACTTGATGATGAGCAACAGGAAGCCTTGCAGGAGTTGCTAAATTTTGCTTGA